Proteins co-encoded in one Candidatus Nomurabacteria bacterium genomic window:
- a CDS encoding YibE/F family protein, whose protein sequence is MWRSYLFSVLLGTALLVPCLGEAQTLHQETKDRWSAEVLEVVDEYDREITGTTATATVQIIRATLTEGERAGEVIRFENELTTLQAGDKIFVNHMQLIDGDEYFSYADFERRPALLFLSVLFVVLLLIFSGWQGVRALLSLAASVLGIFFLLVPALLAGYDPALASVGIGGVILAFILFGTHGFTARTIIAFVGTFSAVIITCVIAWAVTVASRFSGFGSDASVYLNFATDGTLDLAGLLLGSIIIGILGVLDDVSITQASVVEQLKYANPTFHFKDLYQRAIIVGRDHIGSLVNTLALAYVGVSLPLILLYVHADSSLLTSLNQEVIAAEIVRILVGSIGLMLAVPATTIAAAWYFSRHKIDKEPEVSPCAHGHDHHH, encoded by the coding sequence ATGTGGCGAAGTTACTTATTTAGTGTACTTTTAGGGACGGCACTTCTGGTTCCATGTCTCGGAGAAGCTCAAACATTGCATCAAGAGACCAAGGATCGCTGGTCAGCAGAAGTCTTAGAGGTGGTTGATGAGTACGATCGAGAAATAACCGGAACCACTGCGACTGCGACGGTGCAGATTATTCGGGCAACTCTTACTGAGGGGGAGCGAGCTGGTGAGGTGATACGGTTTGAAAATGAACTAACCACGCTTCAGGCGGGGGACAAGATATTCGTCAATCACATGCAGCTGATTGACGGGGATGAGTATTTTTCATATGCGGATTTTGAGCGACGGCCAGCGTTGTTGTTCCTTAGCGTCTTGTTTGTGGTGTTGCTGCTTATTTTCTCAGGCTGGCAGGGTGTTCGAGCGCTACTTTCCTTGGCAGCGAGCGTGCTTGGTATTTTCTTTTTGTTGGTACCAGCGCTGCTAGCTGGATACGACCCGGCACTCGCAAGTGTGGGTATTGGTGGTGTAATCTTGGCTTTCATTTTGTTCGGTACTCATGGGTTTACCGCGCGTACAATTATTGCCTTTGTTGGGACGTTTAGTGCAGTGATTATTACGTGTGTTATTGCCTGGGCGGTGACGGTCGCTTCTCGCTTTTCAGGTTTCGGATCAGATGCCTCGGTGTATCTTAATTTCGCTACCGACGGCACACTTGACTTGGCCGGATTACTACTAGGGAGCATTATCATTGGTATTTTAGGAGTACTTGATGACGTTTCGATTACACAAGCTTCGGTTGTCGAGCAACTGAAGTACGCTAATCCAACGTTTCATTTCAAAGATTTGTACCAGCGGGCGATTATAGTCGGACGTGATCACATCGGGTCGCTTGTGAATACGCTCGCTCTGGCGTATGTCGGCGTTTCATTACCGCTTATATTGTTGTATGTGCATGCCGACAGCTCACTACTGACCTCACTCAATCAAGAAGTGATTGCTGCTGAGATTGTCCGCATTTTGGTGGGGAGTATCGGCCTAATGCTGGCAGTGCCAGCTACTACAATTGCTGCTGCTTGGTACTTCAGTCGACATAAAATTGACAAAGAGCCAGAAGTGTCGCCTTGCGCACATGGCCATGATCACCACCATTAA
- a CDS encoding NUDIX domain-containing protein has product MTKAPRNKATTASYLVLQKDNEILFARRCNTGYQDGNYQVPAGHIDAGELPSEALIREVKEEIGITIKPENVKFAHTSFRPMMDETGDRVDYFFIVETWEGEVTNCEPDKCDHLLWTTIEKMPENTTPHVRIALECIGKNEPFSEISLNELKETGMY; this is encoded by the coding sequence ATGACAAAAGCTCCAAGAAACAAAGCAACCACTGCATCGTATTTAGTATTGCAAAAAGATAACGAAATCCTGTTTGCTCGCAGATGTAACACAGGATATCAAGACGGTAATTATCAAGTTCCAGCTGGTCATATTGATGCGGGTGAACTTCCGAGCGAAGCTCTAATTCGTGAAGTCAAAGAAGAAATAGGTATCACTATCAAACCCGAGAATGTAAAATTTGCACACACTTCCTTTAGGCCAATGATGGATGAGACTGGTGATCGAGTTGATTATTTTTTCATTGTTGAGACTTGGGAAGGAGAAGTCACAAATTGCGAACCAGACAAGTGCGATCATCTTTTATGGACCACAATTGAAAAGATGCCTGAAAACACCACTCCTCACGTTAGGATTGCCCTAGAGTGTATTGGTAAAAATGAACCGTTTTCCGAGATTAGTCTGAATGAGCTAAAGGAAACGGGGATGTACTAG
- the cyaB gene encoding class IV adenylate cyclase: protein MTNQKEVEIRYQLRDEAEIVQVRNALSKLHWVPCDPVRQEDFYFCNAALKDAGKTKESPFVLRVRSGGDEARLTYKSFNGATDGSWIEIESSISNPDAMKSILAAIGLAEYVRIIKTRESGHIQDVELNLDHIEGLGSFVEMEVMTNDVEKGRRHLRSIAASLGIPDSQVVTVGYVQLVEDKM, encoded by the coding sequence ATGACTAACCAGAAAGAAGTTGAGATACGTTATCAGTTGAGAGATGAGGCGGAGATAGTTCAAGTAAGGAATGCGCTAAGTAAGCTTCACTGGGTGCCGTGTGATCCAGTCAGACAAGAGGATTTTTATTTCTGTAATGCAGCGTTGAAAGATGCTGGCAAAACTAAGGAAAGTCCTTTTGTGCTGAGGGTGCGAAGTGGTGGCGACGAAGCGAGGCTTACGTATAAGTCTTTTAATGGCGCAACTGATGGTAGTTGGATTGAGATTGAAAGTTCGATCTCAAATCCAGATGCTATGAAATCGATACTTGCGGCCATTGGCCTAGCTGAATACGTGCGTATTATCAAAACACGTGAATCAGGTCATATCCAAGACGTTGAGTTAAACCTCGATCATATTGAAGGTCTTGGTTCTTTCGTTGAGATGGAGGTGATGACCAATGATGTTGAAAAGGGCCGTCGCCATCTTAGAAGTATTGCTGCATCCTTGGGTATCCCAGATTCCCAGGTCGTTACAGTTGGCTATGTCCAGCTTGTTGAAGACAAGATGTAA
- a CDS encoding radical SAM protein, protein MKASIVKSSAASLRVKVTGVCNRSCHFCNEEGDMKGIGGMQADDDFKYAMTILQETFSISKIMFTGGEPTIHPHFGELVSAVDADEVSVTTNGVRLLEVEDWKKLRDSGLSRVILSIHDASPQDFLALETRKRGIGWAMNSLENQRQNCLNAAQAGLRTRVNVVLHSSTEKALSVLEMLTPIQEQAKIGVRILNDLSAIDRSKAAIRSLCQALEAAPVSSSLRKGSSNKVDTWVSSDGFQFEIKEEYSYFLDAICGGCHMKHQCREGFYGIRVEVRGGKYFVRLCLYKNSSDVLMPLEDFLVSPVAKAYKETLAS, encoded by the coding sequence ATGAAAGCATCAATAGTAAAATCATCGGCTGCGTCACTTCGCGTCAAGGTGACTGGTGTCTGCAACCGATCATGTCACTTTTGTAATGAGGAAGGAGACATGAAGGGAATTGGAGGCATGCAAGCAGATGACGATTTCAAATATGCAATGACTATTCTGCAAGAAACCTTCAGTATCTCGAAGATTATGTTCACTGGAGGTGAGCCCACAATCCATCCGCATTTTGGAGAACTAGTTTCTGCAGTTGATGCTGACGAAGTTTCAGTAACTACGAATGGTGTGAGACTTCTTGAGGTGGAGGATTGGAAGAAACTGAGAGACTCTGGCCTATCGAGAGTGATTCTGAGTATTCACGATGCATCACCACAAGATTTTCTTGCTTTGGAAACAAGAAAAAGAGGCATTGGCTGGGCTATGAATTCTCTTGAAAACCAAAGGCAAAATTGTCTGAATGCTGCTCAAGCTGGTCTCAGAACACGTGTAAATGTCGTTCTGCATTCTTCGACAGAGAAAGCTTTGTCAGTCCTTGAAATGCTCACTCCAATCCAAGAGCAAGCAAAGATTGGTGTCAGAATACTAAACGACTTGTCAGCAATAGATCGCAGTAAGGCAGCCATACGATCGCTCTGCCAGGCTCTCGAAGCAGCCCCCGTTTCTTCTTCTTTAAGGAAAGGGAGTTCTAACAAGGTAGATACTTGGGTTTCTTCAGATGGGTTTCAATTCGAAATCAAAGAAGAGTACTCGTACTTTCTGGACGCTATATGTGGCGGATGTCACATGAAACATCAGTGTAGGGAAGGGTTCTACGGTATACGTGTTGAAGTCAGAGGCGGCAAGTACTTCGTTCGTCTCTGTTTGTATAAGAACTCTTCAGACGTGTTGATGCCACTGGAAGATTTTTTAGTCAGTCCAGTTGCAAAAGCATATAAGGAAACTCTAGCGTCTTAA
- a CDS encoding nucleoside monophosphate kinase, producing the protein MQNIIGLYGDTCSGKSTLGQQLSEHYTACQYLSYGDLKRALLGSGNKVAVEIASYVGKGKPIPVELSTQVLEGKLCQGINLVSGYPISENEVKSLKSLNSRLIGIVEIKVSHNVQQARFFDRVECPVCYRTGKRGDLCSQHQIPMVTRSDLSSTELRARNNLYDQRIVNFLRSTQLTKLPRIVCNGDNEATSLFKEVAEWLYTEFAGLLGKGE; encoded by the coding sequence ATGCAAAATATAATTGGCTTATATGGAGACACTTGTTCGGGTAAAAGTACACTTGGGCAACAACTAAGTGAACACTATACTGCCTGTCAGTATCTATCGTACGGAGATTTGAAAAGAGCTCTTCTTGGCTCTGGCAATAAGGTTGCCGTTGAAATCGCGAGTTACGTAGGGAAGGGCAAGCCTATTCCAGTAGAATTAAGTACTCAAGTGCTTGAGGGTAAACTATGCCAGGGCATTAACCTGGTTTCTGGATATCCCATATCAGAGAATGAGGTTAAGTCTCTGAAAAGTCTTAATTCACGACTTATTGGCATTGTAGAGATCAAGGTATCTCATAATGTTCAGCAAGCTCGTTTCTTCGATAGGGTTGAATGCCCAGTGTGTTATCGAACGGGAAAAAGAGGAGATCTTTGTTCTCAACATCAAATACCAATGGTTACCAGGTCTGACCTGAGCTCGACTGAATTGCGTGCTAGGAACAATCTATATGACCAGAGAATTGTAAATTTTCTACGAAGCACACAGCTTACAAAATTACCGCGAATTGTATGCAACGGAGACAACGAAGCAACTTCTCTTTTCAAAGAAGTTGCTGAGTGGTTGTACACAGAATTCGCTGGTCTTCTCGGGAAAGGAGAATAA
- a CDS encoding NUDIX domain-containing protein: MKQNFVLRDTDIFPDPEFAVSEIYSKRQTVKAIAVRSDGRYGFVTNPVHKCVLLPGGGAESSNLEQEVIRECAEELGCTVRVLRKIAIAEEYRNRDKNQYETTCFLVEVTHKNEEDTRTNEEKENELTAIWLTAAEATKKLSSQEQRVRRGDLAFYNTAFNVIRDYKFWLMYLGKR; this comes from the coding sequence ATGAAACAAAACTTTGTGCTTAGAGATACTGATATTTTTCCGGACCCTGAGTTTGCTGTGTCTGAGATATATAGTAAACGTCAGACCGTGAAAGCAATTGCTGTCCGGTCAGATGGCCGATATGGTTTTGTGACTAATCCTGTACACAAGTGTGTTTTATTGCCGGGCGGGGGAGCGGAGTCGTCTAATCTAGAACAGGAGGTCATTCGTGAATGTGCTGAAGAGCTTGGTTGTACCGTGCGGGTATTACGAAAGATCGCTATCGCGGAAGAGTATAGAAATAGAGATAAGAATCAGTACGAAACCACCTGTTTTTTAGTTGAAGTCACTCATAAAAACGAAGAAGACACTAGAACCAACGAAGAAAAGGAGAACGAACTAACTGCTATTTGGCTTACTGCAGCTGAGGCAACAAAGAAACTTTCGTCACAAGAGCAGCGTGTACGTCGTGGAGACTTGGCTTTTTATAATACTGCTTTTAATGTGATCAGGGATTATAAGTTCTGGCTTATGTACCTGGGAAAGAGGTAG
- a CDS encoding metallophosphoesterase: protein MSMVIFIGIAWGVMFLLHVVAYVPIARAFHISVPYWPLVLAVVSFSYFLASMGVRLMGGKLADLFYFVAAAWLGVVFLLFSVMALYSLVYVATRQDYPMVVAGLLVLVAGLSVYALIAGRSLVTREYTIPIKNIVEPVTIVHVSDIHIGTVHQEKFLERVVALTNEAKPDLVLVTGDLFDGSAPVYPEMLQALDTLTAPSYFSHGNHEEYEGLGLVKETVKDLDMQLLENELVVWNGLQIVGVNDRQSLRNTSLDAVLSGLPLDATKPTILMYHTPSDWEVARAHGVDIMLSGHTHNGQIYPFTLLVRLAFPYINGLYEEAGKYLHVTPGTGTWGPPMRLGSRNQVTVLRLEPLVQN from the coding sequence ATGTCTATGGTTATATTCATCGGTATTGCGTGGGGAGTGATGTTTTTGCTCCACGTAGTTGCATATGTGCCTATTGCTCGTGCATTTCATATATCAGTACCGTATTGGCCCCTAGTGCTGGCAGTGGTATCGTTCTCTTATTTTTTAGCCAGTATGGGAGTGCGTCTAATGGGCGGTAAATTGGCTGATTTATTTTATTTTGTTGCTGCGGCGTGGCTTGGGGTGGTATTTTTGTTGTTCTCAGTGATGGCGCTGTATAGTTTGGTGTATGTGGCGACGCGGCAGGATTATCCAATGGTTGTAGCAGGACTTTTAGTGCTAGTCGCTGGTCTTTCGGTGTATGCGCTCATAGCGGGGCGGAGCTTGGTGACCAGGGAATACACTATCCCTATCAAAAATATAGTAGAGCCAGTAACCATTGTGCATGTATCTGATATTCACATTGGAACAGTGCATCAAGAGAAGTTTCTAGAGCGAGTGGTAGCGCTCACCAATGAAGCCAAACCAGACTTGGTTTTAGTGACCGGAGATTTGTTTGATGGATCAGCGCCGGTCTATCCTGAGATGCTTCAAGCGCTCGATACGCTCACTGCGCCGAGTTATTTCTCGCATGGCAATCATGAAGAGTACGAAGGACTGGGGTTGGTGAAGGAAACAGTGAAGGACTTAGACATGCAGCTTCTTGAAAATGAATTGGTTGTATGGAATGGGCTGCAGATTGTGGGAGTAAACGACCGACAAAGTTTGCGCAATACTTCACTCGATGCGGTTTTGAGTGGTCTACCACTAGACGCGACCAAACCAACCATTCTTATGTACCATACGCCGTCTGATTGGGAGGTGGCGCGTGCGCATGGGGTAGATATAATGCTCTCTGGTCATACACACAATGGGCAAATTTATCCGTTTACACTTTTGGTGCGCCTGGCGTTTCCGTACATCAATGGGCTCTATGAGGAAGCGGGGAAGTATCTCCATGTCACGCCTGGCACTGGTACCTGGGGACCACCAATGCGCCTCGGTTCGCGGAATCAAGTGACGGTATTGCGCTTGGAGCCGTTGGTGCAAAATTGA
- a CDS encoding pyridoxamine 5'-phosphate oxidase family protein, with product MNQATLRQTIIDFLNNHRKAVFAILDEHGEPTTSLLLYVIDDEMNVFFGTRRAFSKYEHLLQHPVVSLSVIEDVLDPLKVVDIRGTAEQLSPEDQAKVYAFFKEKNPSKYYVEGAEDFVMFKITPHFVRWLDAASGELSIVDLTEIRP from the coding sequence ATGAATCAAGCCACCCTTCGTCAAACCATTATCGATTTTCTTAATAATCATCGGAAAGCGGTCTTCGCTATTCTCGATGAACACGGCGAACCGACCACCTCTCTACTCCTCTATGTGATCGACGATGAAATGAATGTGTTCTTTGGCACTCGCCGCGCCTTCTCAAAATATGAACACTTACTACAGCACCCGGTTGTTTCACTTTCAGTGATTGAAGATGTGCTCGACCCACTGAAAGTAGTCGATATTCGTGGTACCGCCGAGCAACTCTCACCAGAAGACCAGGCTAAGGTGTACGCCTTCTTTAAGGAAAAAAATCCATCGAAATACTACGTTGAGGGAGCTGAAGATTTTGTGATGTTTAAAATCACCCCACATTTCGTACGCTGGCTTGATGCAGCAAGCGGCGAACTATCAATTGTTGACCTCACGGAGATTCGTCCGTAA
- a CDS encoding response regulator, whose product MEKHILVVEDETDIREAMAEAVADAGFIVSTATNGDEGFKKALAEKPDLILLDIVMPIMDGHTMLEKLRNDPWGKDVKVIMLTSMDDVKNIAEAHTGTITDYLIKAHSSLDDILQKVRIAIYE is encoded by the coding sequence ATGGAAAAACACATTTTAGTCGTCGAGGACGAAACAGACATTCGTGAAGCAATGGCTGAGGCCGTCGCAGATGCTGGTTTTATCGTAAGCACCGCCACCAATGGCGATGAGGGTTTCAAAAAAGCCTTAGCTGAAAAGCCAGACCTTATTCTACTTGATATTGTCATGCCAATCATGGATGGTCACACCATGCTCGAAAAACTACGTAATGATCCTTGGGGTAAAGATGTTAAAGTAATCATGCTTACCTCAATGGACGATGTCAAAAATATTGCTGAAGCACACACGGGTACCATTACCGACTATCTGATTAAAGCCCACAGCAGCCTCGATGACATTTTGCAAAAAGTCCGTATTGCGATCTACGAATAA
- a CDS encoding NUDIX domain-containing protein, giving the protein MQTKKDISYGIIPIKKIEGAWKVFLINQFSKIGNNTYWVLPKGHPEAGESPLQTAVRELKEETNMHATQVFQEPVFTSEYSFVYDGAKIEKSVHFFIGIIEAAEVMLDPQEVKEAGWYGLEAAIERLDYKQTKELFRAAKLHIEQKL; this is encoded by the coding sequence ATGCAGACTAAAAAAGATATATCATACGGAATTATTCCCATTAAAAAAATTGAAGGAGCGTGGAAGGTGTTTCTTATTAATCAATTCAGCAAGATTGGCAATAATACCTACTGGGTCTTGCCGAAGGGGCACCCTGAAGCGGGGGAGTCTCCGCTTCAGACGGCTGTCCGCGAACTAAAAGAAGAAACTAACATGCACGCAACACAGGTTTTTCAAGAGCCGGTTTTTACATCTGAATATTCTTTCGTCTATGATGGTGCGAAGATTGAAAAGTCTGTTCATTTTTTCATTGGCATTATTGAGGCGGCGGAAGTGATGCTTGATCCTCAGGAGGTGAAAGAAGCGGGGTGGTATGGTTTGGAAGCAGCAATCGAACGACTTGATTACAAACAAACCAAGGAGTTGTTCAGAGCAGCCAAGCTACATATTGAGCAAAAGCTCTAG
- a CDS encoding peptidoglycan-binding protein: MKHKTFKQSMVGGIIALSLVGITFPAPYASAATAAELQAQIQSLLAQIAALQSQLGAKTTPSQSCSIFNRDLTLGVQSDEVTRLQNFLISKGYTIPAGATGYFGGQTQQALVKFQKAEGISPAVGYFGPLTRGRVQNMCTPVVTPPTTTPPAPSNPTTETPTEEILSGEASIERFDVKDGDDTDLEEGDKNAEIMEVSFRVSDGDVRINRFDLGFTPDSGNDENDPWDTFGTLSIYQGTKKIAEVDASKEKNWREDEPMNGSYTLRLSGLNYIVKESKTVELTVKASIQKNVKGTANGEIWNVFVPTNGIRGLDADKAVVYAGNTADAVTLNIDRAGATDELLVRRSNADLNATTLQLKDNNRSGFLPIFSFDLDTDDSKNDIEVRKIPVSITVSTSTLSTFMRDIRLVVGNKTYTDEVTVDGQTGVVTFEFDRDDFIIDAGDRITATVEVDFKALSAEHEGTTIGAAVVADDIVAEGTDDLSLDQLSGTATGDTHTMATKGTAVNTTTIATSAVVTTANGEANDYATFSITVPVTAFGQDVYIPNSGTSVVYKLTDATGNALTASGTAIVTSSADERGNYFFIAEDSTETVTLTVTYVPGATNTVARLQLMGIGYSNDTVTPDTTWTARPENKYRTNVVTIVN, translated from the coding sequence ATGAAACATAAAACATTCAAACAGAGTATGGTTGGTGGTATCATCGCGCTTTCGCTCGTTGGTATTACCTTCCCTGCTCCCTACGCTTCAGCAGCAACCGCAGCTGAACTACAAGCACAAATACAGTCGCTCTTAGCACAAATCGCTGCGCTGCAAAGCCAGCTCGGGGCCAAAACCACACCAAGCCAAAGCTGCTCGATTTTTAATCGTGACCTTACGCTTGGTGTTCAATCAGACGAAGTCACCAGGTTGCAAAATTTCCTGATTAGTAAAGGCTATACCATTCCTGCCGGTGCCACCGGCTACTTCGGAGGACAAACCCAGCAAGCATTGGTGAAGTTCCAAAAAGCAGAAGGAATTAGTCCTGCCGTAGGATATTTTGGACCCCTAACTCGTGGCCGTGTTCAAAATATGTGTACTCCTGTCGTGACTCCGCCAACGACCACCCCTCCTGCTCCAAGCAACCCAACCACTGAAACACCGACCGAAGAAATACTTAGTGGCGAAGCTTCAATTGAACGCTTTGATGTCAAAGACGGCGACGACACTGATCTAGAAGAAGGCGATAAAAACGCTGAAATCATGGAAGTATCGTTTAGAGTCTCGGATGGAGATGTGCGTATCAACCGCTTCGATCTTGGCTTCACTCCAGATTCTGGCAACGACGAGAACGATCCTTGGGACACGTTTGGCACCCTATCCATCTACCAAGGTACCAAAAAGATTGCTGAAGTAGACGCGAGCAAAGAAAAGAATTGGCGTGAAGACGAACCAATGAATGGCAGTTACACCCTTCGCCTATCTGGCCTGAACTACATCGTGAAAGAAAGTAAAACTGTCGAGCTTACCGTGAAAGCGAGCATTCAGAAAAATGTAAAAGGCACAGCCAATGGAGAAATCTGGAATGTCTTTGTTCCAACCAATGGTATTCGCGGGCTAGATGCTGATAAGGCCGTAGTCTACGCCGGCAATACAGCCGATGCTGTAACACTCAACATTGACCGCGCTGGCGCAACTGACGAACTGCTCGTCCGACGCTCAAACGCTGACCTCAACGCAACCACACTTCAACTCAAAGACAATAACCGTTCTGGTTTCCTGCCAATCTTTAGCTTTGACCTAGATACCGATGATAGCAAAAATGATATAGAGGTCCGCAAAATCCCCGTATCAATCACTGTCAGCACAAGCACTCTCTCGACCTTCATGCGTGACATTCGTCTCGTAGTAGGAAACAAAACCTACACGGATGAAGTGACCGTAGATGGACAAACTGGTGTAGTAACCTTTGAATTCGACCGAGATGATTTCATCATCGATGCAGGTGACCGAATCACCGCAACGGTGGAAGTTGACTTCAAGGCATTGTCAGCCGAACACGAAGGCACCACTATTGGAGCAGCTGTGGTTGCTGACGATATAGTGGCTGAAGGCACAGACGATCTTAGCCTCGATCAGCTAAGCGGCACTGCAACTGGCGACACACACACCATGGCCACTAAAGGCACTGCAGTGAACACCACTACTATTGCTACCTCAGCTGTTGTCACAACCGCTAACGGAGAAGCAAACGATTACGCAACCTTCAGCATCACTGTTCCCGTAACCGCGTTTGGACAAGATGTGTACATTCCAAATTCAGGCACGAGCGTTGTGTACAAACTTACTGATGCAACCGGCAATGCCCTAACCGCTTCTGGAACTGCGATTGTAACCAGCTCAGCTGATGAGCGCGGCAACTACTTCTTCATCGCTGAAGATAGTACAGAAACCGTAACCCTTACAGTGACTTACGTACCCGGTGCAACAAACACTGTGGCCCGACTCCAACTCATGGGCATCGG